Proteins from a genomic interval of Diaphorobacter sp. HDW4A:
- a CDS encoding cytochrome oxidase small assembly protein yields the protein MATPEQKKANARLGWILVSVAVAFFIGFMVKMTWLH from the coding sequence ATGGCAACGCCGGAACAGAAGAAAGCAAACGCCCGACTTGGATGGATTCTGGTGTCGGTGGCCGTGGCGTTCTTCATCGGTTTCATGGTGAAGATGACCTGGCTGCACTGA
- a CDS encoding cytochrome c oxidase assembly protein, which translates to MSMRRENLKMVGKLAVITAGMFAFGYVLIPIYKHICEVTGINILSLSERQVPGNGTAGKDVKVPKNSQVDYSRTITVEFDANARGPWQFKPAKSSLKVHPGELATVMYEFENVQDRRMAAQAIPSYAPRQATAFFNKLECFCFNQYTLEPGEKRDWPVTFVIDPRLSKDVTTITLSYTFFEVGGKTPPAPESTAAVVAPATGGRS; encoded by the coding sequence ATGAGCATGCGACGCGAAAACCTCAAGATGGTCGGCAAGCTCGCCGTGATCACGGCGGGCATGTTCGCGTTCGGCTATGTGCTCATCCCCATTTACAAGCACATCTGTGAAGTCACCGGCATCAACATCCTCTCGCTGTCCGAGCGCCAGGTGCCCGGCAACGGCACGGCGGGCAAGGATGTGAAGGTGCCCAAGAACTCGCAGGTGGACTATAGCCGCACGATCACCGTGGAGTTCGACGCCAACGCGCGTGGTCCGTGGCAGTTCAAGCCCGCCAAGAGCTCGCTCAAGGTGCATCCCGGCGAACTCGCGACCGTGATGTACGAGTTCGAGAATGTGCAGGACCGCCGCATGGCCGCTCAGGCCATCCCGAGCTACGCACCGCGCCAGGCGACCGCGTTCTTCAACAAGCTTGAGTGCTTTTGCTTCAACCAGTACACGCTCGAGCCCGGTGAAAAGCGCGACTGGCCGGTCACCTTCGTGATCGACCCACGCCTGTCCAAGGATGTGACCACGATCACCTTGTCCTACACCTTCTTCGAAGTGGGTGGCAAGACACCTCCGGCACCCGAGTCGACCGCCGCCGTGGTGGCCCCGGCCACGGGAGGTCGCTCATGA
- the coxB gene encoding cytochrome c oxidase subunit II: MKSISNKLASMLLVAGATLGTAAHAVQDLPGGPAVKQLNLAPPVTRIAEEQHFLHWMMLIICTVIFIAVFAVMFYSIWKHRKSKGAKAANFHESVTVEVIWTIVPFIIVILMALPATKVLVAQKDTTNADLTVKATGYQWKWGYDYLSGEGEGLSFISTLDVAQRQMSNSGDVSQAPNDYLFKVDNPLVVPVNKKVRVITTANDVIHSFMVPSFGIKQDAIPGFVRDTWFRAEKIGDYYGQCAELCGKEHAYMPIHVKVLSAEDYSKWVEGEKKKADAKKDDPSKVWTLTDLVARGEKVYGANCAACHQANGKGAGPIKALDGSPVVLGPTADMMHAVLEGRANGAMPSWKQLSDTDLAAVVTFAKNHWSNKTGTMVQPAEFVAARGGKFPEGGGAAAPAAATPAPAAAPASAGATAAASANGPFQIFFETGKSDLGPEAQAEAKRAADYWNAHKDGKIALSGFVDSTGSADVNAELAKKRAQAVAKVLTDNGVAADRIELRKPETVTAGAGDDRQARRVDVVAAQ; this comes from the coding sequence ATGAAGAGCATTTCCAATAAGCTGGCTTCTATGTTGCTGGTGGCCGGGGCGACGTTGGGCACAGCAGCCCACGCGGTTCAGGATCTTCCCGGTGGACCGGCAGTCAAACAGCTCAATCTTGCGCCACCTGTCACGCGCATCGCTGAGGAGCAGCATTTCCTGCATTGGATGATGTTGATCATCTGCACGGTGATCTTCATTGCCGTGTTCGCCGTGATGTTCTATTCCATCTGGAAGCATCGCAAGTCCAAGGGCGCCAAGGCCGCGAATTTTCATGAGTCCGTCACCGTCGAAGTGATCTGGACCATTGTTCCCTTCATCATCGTGATCCTGATGGCACTGCCAGCTACCAAGGTACTGGTCGCGCAGAAGGACACCACCAACGCCGACCTCACGGTCAAAGCCACGGGCTATCAGTGGAAGTGGGGCTACGATTACCTCTCCGGCGAGGGTGAGGGGCTGTCGTTCATCTCTACGCTGGATGTGGCGCAGCGCCAGATGTCCAACAGCGGCGATGTGAGCCAGGCGCCGAACGACTACCTGTTCAAGGTGGACAACCCGCTGGTGGTTCCGGTCAACAAGAAGGTGCGCGTGATCACCACGGCCAATGACGTGATCCACTCGTTCATGGTGCCATCGTTCGGCATCAAGCAGGATGCGATCCCCGGCTTTGTGCGCGACACGTGGTTTCGCGCCGAAAAGATCGGCGACTACTACGGTCAGTGCGCCGAGCTGTGTGGCAAGGAACACGCCTACATGCCGATCCATGTGAAGGTACTCTCTGCAGAGGACTACTCCAAGTGGGTCGAGGGCGAGAAGAAGAAGGCCGACGCCAAGAAGGATGATCCAAGCAAGGTCTGGACGCTGACCGATCTGGTCGCTCGCGGTGAGAAGGTCTACGGCGCCAACTGCGCGGCCTGCCACCAGGCCAACGGCAAGGGCGCTGGCCCTATCAAAGCACTGGATGGCAGCCCCGTGGTGCTCGGCCCCACCGCCGACATGATGCACGCCGTGCTTGAAGGCCGTGCCAATGGCGCAATGCCTTCCTGGAAGCAGTTGAGCGACACTGATTTGGCGGCTGTGGTGACCTTTGCCAAGAACCACTGGAGCAACAAGACTGGCACGATGGTGCAGCCGGCGGAATTCGTGGCAGCGCGCGGCGGCAAGTTCCCGGAGGGCGGCGGTGCAGCGGCTCCGGCGGCGGCAACGCCTGCTCCGGCAGCGGCTCCAGCCAGCGCCGGGGCAACCGCAGCAGCATCCGCGAACGGCCCGTTCCAGATCTTCTTCGAGACTGGCAAGAGCGACCTCGGCCCCGAGGCGCAGGCCGAAGCCAAGCGCGCAGCTGACTACTGGAATGCACACAAGGACGGCAAGATCGCCCTGTCCGGGTTTGTCGATTCGACCGGCAGTGCCGACGTGAATGCCGAGCTCGCCAAGAAGCGCGCGCAGGCCGTTGCCAAGGTACTGACCGACAATGGTGTGGCAGCCGACCGCATCGAACTGCGCAAGCCCGAGACGGTGACCGCAGGGGCAGGTGATGATCGTCAGGCGCGCCGCGTCGATGTCGTCGCAGCGCAGTGA
- a CDS encoding phosphoribosyltransferase family protein — MHITSENGNSALQRLRRHLRHIFSLLPSQCAVCHGWPAARICMACVGRFVPLRHRCRTCALPVAAGVSQCGECLLHPPALDACCAALDYAYPWADLIAQFKFPPCDPGWAADLGRLLTCAAQAAPFVHEAELVIPVPLSLERLTERGFNQSLLLARQLNTRDKIRSDLLLRVIHSPAQSQLSRAQRLRNLRASFAVDPLRAHQLRGRRVLLVDDVMTTGATLHTAALALRRAGAAEVRALVLARTA; from the coding sequence ATGCACATCACGAGTGAGAATGGGAATTCCGCCCTGCAGCGTCTGCGGCGCCACCTGCGGCACATATTTAGCCTGCTGCCAAGCCAGTGCGCGGTCTGCCACGGGTGGCCCGCGGCACGCATCTGCATGGCCTGCGTGGGACGATTTGTCCCACTGCGTCATCGCTGCCGCACCTGCGCGCTGCCGGTGGCTGCGGGCGTCTCCCAATGCGGCGAATGCCTGCTGCACCCTCCGGCCCTCGACGCCTGCTGCGCCGCGCTGGACTACGCCTACCCATGGGCCGATCTGATCGCGCAATTCAAGTTTCCCCCCTGCGATCCCGGCTGGGCTGCTGATCTGGGGCGTCTGCTGACGTGTGCCGCACAAGCTGCCCCGTTCGTTCACGAGGCCGAACTGGTGATTCCGGTGCCGCTATCCCTCGAACGGCTGACGGAACGCGGCTTCAACCAGTCGCTGCTGCTGGCCCGCCAGCTCAACACCAGAGACAAGATCCGCAGCGACCTGCTGCTGCGCGTCATCCACAGCCCGGCCCAGAGCCAGCTCTCTCGCGCCCAGCGCCTGCGCAATCTGCGCGCCTCGTTCGCGGTCGATCCGCTGCGTGCGCACCAGCTGCGAGGCCGCCGCGTGCTGCTCGTTGACGACGTGATGACCACCGGCGCAACGCTGCACACCGCAGCGCTGGCACTCAGACGCGCTGGAGCGGCGGAGGTGCGAGCGCTTGTGCTTGCGCGAACCGCATAG
- the ctaD gene encoding cytochrome c oxidase subunit I — protein sequence MSAVLDNHGHAHDHGHDDHHGAPHGWRRWVFATNHKDIGTLYLLFSFTMLMVGGILALLIRAELFKPGLQLVNPELFNQLTTMHGLIMVFGAIMPAFVGFANWMIPLQIGASDMAFARMNNFSFWLLIPAAAMLVGSFFMPGGAPAAGWTLYAPLTLQMGPSMDAGIFAMHIMGASSIMGAINIIVTILNMRAPGMTLMKMPMFCWTWLITAYLLIAVMPVLAGAITMTLTDRHFGTSFFNPAGGGDPVMYQHIFWFFGHPEVYIMILPAFGIVSQIVPAFSRKKLFGYASMVYATASIAILSFIVWAHHMFTTGMPVTGQLFFMYATMLISVPTAVKIFNWVATMWRGSMTFETPMLFSVGFIFVFTMGGFTGLILSMAPIDIQLQDTYYVVAHFHYVLVAGSLFSMFAGYYYWAPKWTGVMYSETRGRIHFWGSLITFNVTFFPMHFLGLAGMPRRYADYPMQFADFNMLASIGAFGFGLMQVYFFLFVVVPGMRHKGEKAPAKPWEAAEGLEWEVPSPAPFHTFENPPKLDATATRVIG from the coding sequence ATGAGCGCAGTACTGGACAACCACGGTCACGCACACGATCACGGCCATGACGACCACCATGGCGCACCGCACGGGTGGCGTCGCTGGGTGTTTGCCACCAATCACAAGGACATCGGTACGCTGTACCTGCTGTTCTCGTTCACCATGCTCATGGTGGGCGGTATTTTGGCGCTCTTGATTCGCGCCGAACTGTTCAAGCCAGGCCTGCAATTGGTGAACCCTGAGCTGTTCAATCAGCTCACCACCATGCACGGCCTGATCATGGTGTTCGGCGCGATCATGCCGGCCTTCGTTGGCTTTGCGAACTGGATGATTCCGCTGCAGATCGGCGCATCCGACATGGCCTTTGCCCGCATGAACAACTTCAGCTTCTGGCTGCTGATTCCTGCGGCTGCGATGCTGGTCGGTTCGTTCTTCATGCCCGGCGGTGCACCTGCTGCGGGCTGGACGCTGTACGCACCGCTCACGCTGCAGATGGGTCCTTCGATGGACGCCGGCATCTTCGCGATGCACATCATGGGTGCATCGTCCATCATGGGCGCGATCAACATCATCGTGACCATCCTGAACATGCGCGCTCCCGGCATGACGTTGATGAAGATGCCCATGTTCTGCTGGACCTGGCTGATCACCGCCTACCTGCTGATCGCCGTGATGCCTGTGCTGGCCGGCGCGATAACCATGACGCTGACGGACCGCCACTTCGGCACCAGCTTTTTCAACCCCGCCGGTGGCGGTGACCCGGTGATGTACCAGCACATCTTCTGGTTCTTCGGCCACCCCGAGGTGTACATCATGATCTTGCCGGCCTTCGGCATCGTCAGCCAGATCGTGCCTGCGTTCAGCCGCAAGAAGCTGTTCGGCTACGCATCGATGGTGTACGCAACCGCATCGATCGCGATCCTGTCCTTCATCGTTTGGGCTCATCACATGTTCACCACCGGCATGCCGGTGACTGGTCAGCTGTTCTTCATGTACGCAACCATGCTGATCTCCGTGCCCACGGCCGTGAAGATCTTCAACTGGGTGGCGACGATGTGGCGCGGCTCAATGACCTTCGAAACCCCCATGCTGTTCAGCGTGGGCTTCATCTTCGTGTTCACGATGGGTGGCTTCACCGGTCTGATCCTGTCGATGGCCCCCATCGACATCCAGCTGCAGGACACTTACTACGTGGTGGCCCACTTCCACTACGTGCTGGTGGCCGGTTCGCTGTTCTCCATGTTTGCCGGTTACTACTACTGGGCGCCCAAGTGGACCGGTGTGATGTATTCCGAAACGCGTGGCCGCATCCACTTCTGGGGCTCGTTGATCACATTCAACGTGACCTTCTTCCCGATGCACTTCCTGGGTCTGGCCGGCATGCCGCGTCGCTATGCCGACTATCCGATGCAGTTTGCTGACTTCAACATGCTGGCCTCGATTGGTGCCTTCGGCTTCGGTTTGATGCAGGTGTACTTCTTCTTGTTCGTGGTCGTGCCCGGCATGCGTCACAAGGGCGAGAAGGCACCCGCCAAGCCTTGGGAAGCAGCAGAAGGTCTGGAGTGGGAAGTTCCATCGCCCGCACCGTTCCACACCTTTGAGAACCCGCCCAAACTCGACGCCACCGCGACCCGCGTGATCGGCTGA
- a CDS encoding biotin synthase, whose protein sequence is MSEQQLPPTIDPAAAQRWHARAVDASPWLHEEIARRMQDRLQWMAAKPANWCDWDPLNGGIEGHALVQQQFAEAASRIHETSSTAGQQRAQELFGKPWWSLGRWSGPSQQFGKPEDASVQMLWANMALHAAANPQALIGQWHKALAVGGYVMFSCLGPDTVREIHRLYADMGWPVPGHSMTDMHDWGDMLVHAGFAEPVMDMERITLTFATPERLLQELRGLGRNLHPQRFGALRGRGFKQKLELALTERLTDSAQGGQLAITFEIIYGHAFKPEPRVPVEANSAVSLQDMRAMLRKGRQ, encoded by the coding sequence ATGTCTGAACAACAACTCCCCCCCACCATTGACCCGGCCGCCGCGCAGCGCTGGCACGCGCGTGCCGTGGATGCTTCGCCCTGGCTGCACGAGGAAATCGCGCGCCGCATGCAGGATCGCCTGCAGTGGATGGCGGCCAAGCCCGCGAACTGGTGCGACTGGGATCCGCTCAATGGCGGCATCGAAGGACATGCGCTCGTGCAGCAGCAGTTCGCCGAGGCGGCCAGCCGCATTCATGAGACTTCGTCGACTGCGGGTCAGCAGCGCGCTCAAGAGCTGTTCGGCAAGCCTTGGTGGAGTCTCGGGCGCTGGTCGGGGCCTTCGCAGCAGTTCGGCAAGCCCGAGGATGCCAGTGTGCAGATGCTCTGGGCCAACATGGCCTTGCATGCGGCTGCGAATCCTCAAGCCTTGATCGGGCAGTGGCACAAAGCGCTCGCGGTGGGCGGCTATGTGATGTTTTCCTGCCTCGGCCCGGATACGGTGCGCGAAATCCACAGGCTCTATGCCGACATGGGCTGGCCGGTGCCCGGCCACTCGATGACTGACATGCACGACTGGGGCGACATGCTAGTGCACGCCGGTTTTGCCGAGCCGGTGATGGACATGGAGCGGATCACGCTGACGTTTGCGACTCCCGAGCGATTGCTGCAGGAGCTGCGTGGATTGGGGCGCAATCTGCACCCACAGCGTTTCGGTGCATTGCGTGGACGCGGATTCAAACAGAAGCTGGAGCTCGCGTTGACAGAACGCTTAACGGATTCTGCACAGGGAGGTCAATTGGCAATTACCTTCGAGATTATTTACGGTCACGCCTTCAAACCCGAACCCCGAGTGCCCGTCGAGGCCAATAGCGCAGTGTCTCTTCAGGATATGCGTGCGATGTTGCGTAAAGGTCGCCAATAG
- a CDS encoding DUF2970 domain-containing protein: MTTKEPNDKNSSRSDATPAHQRQGSLLRTVRAVAWSMIGLRKGAEYQKDIDKLNPIHIIVVGLLGLFLLVIGLIALVNWIV, encoded by the coding sequence ATGACGACGAAAGAGCCGAATGACAAGAACAGCAGCCGCAGCGACGCGACGCCAGCGCACCAGCGGCAGGGTTCGCTGCTGCGCACGGTGCGCGCCGTCGCATGGTCGATGATCGGCCTGCGCAAGGGTGCCGAATACCAGAAGGACATTGACAAGCTCAATCCGATCCACATCATTGTGGTGGGTCTGCTGGGTCTGTTTCTGCTGGTGATCGGACTGATCGCGCTGGTGAACTGGATCGTCTGA